One Methanobacterium sp. genomic window, TTGCAAAAGCAGCATTTGAAGACGGAAAATACTGTCAAGCATTCCCATTTTTCGGTGCTGAGCGAAAAGGAGCACCAGTCATGGCTTTTACCAGAATTCATGATAAACCCATAAGAAGAAGATATCAAGTTTATAACCCAGATCATGTTCTTGTATTAGACGCAACACTCCTTGAAGCCGTTGATGTATTATCTGGCCTTAAAACAGGAGGTAAAGTGATTGTAAATTCAAAAGATGATTTAGAATTAAGTGGTGCTGAAGTACACACCATTGATGCCACTGGAATTGCACTAGATGTGCTGGGTGTGCCC contains:
- a CDS encoding pyruvate ferredoxin oxidoreductase subunit gamma; translation: MIEIRFHGRGGQGAVTAAEILAKAAFEDGKYCQAFPFFGAERKGAPVMAFTRIHDKPIRRRYQVYNPDHVLVLDATLLEAVDVLSGLKTGGKVIVNSKDDLELSGAEVHTIDATGIALDVLGVPIVNTVMLGSFAKVIGGVSLDSIIKIIKETFPGKIGEKNAEAAKIAFEKVK